The following are from one region of the Natronosporangium hydrolyticum genome:
- a CDS encoding metallophosphoesterase family protein, with protein MATIVHAADLHIDGALPPQPGTYSLPAAEIRAAIRRAVEKLVDLTLTEAADLLIIAGDVFDRRADSGSAGEFFAAQMGRLREAAVPVLVTAGNHDVVCPLATGWPSNVHWFPADAATSVIFDDLGVAVHGQSLADPTEPADLAAGYPAPIRGFANLGMLHTSLDGSASKSICAPTSLAGLAAAGYDYWALGHVHERRVITQPTWAVFPGILQGRCPAEHGPKGATVLTTVGDAVVGVDHREVAVLRWEQLPLPAADGVDETLTQVSAVTRERADLPVVQVG; from the coding sequence GTGGCCACCATCGTGCACGCGGCTGATCTGCACATCGATGGTGCGCTGCCGCCCCAGCCCGGGACCTACTCGCTGCCGGCCGCGGAGATCCGCGCGGCCATCCGCCGAGCGGTCGAGAAGCTGGTCGACCTGACCTTGACCGAAGCCGCCGACCTGCTGATCATCGCCGGCGACGTCTTCGACCGGCGGGCCGACAGCGGTTCGGCCGGCGAGTTCTTCGCCGCTCAAATGGGTCGCCTGCGCGAGGCGGCGGTGCCGGTGCTGGTGACCGCCGGCAACCACGACGTGGTGTGCCCGCTCGCCACCGGTTGGCCCAGCAACGTGCACTGGTTTCCCGCCGACGCCGCCACCAGCGTGATCTTCGACGACCTCGGGGTGGCGGTGCACGGCCAGAGCCTGGCCGACCCGACCGAGCCGGCCGATCTCGCCGCCGGCTACCCGGCTCCGATCCGTGGCTTCGCCAACCTGGGCATGCTGCACACCAGTTTGGACGGCAGCGCCAGTAAGAGCATCTGTGCGCCCACCTCGTTGGCCGGGCTCGCCGCCGCCGGCTACGACTACTGGGCGCTGGGCCACGTCCACGAACGACGGGTGATCACCCAGCCGACGTGGGCGGTCTTCCCCGGCATCCTGCAGGGCCGCTGCCCGGCCGAGCACGGCCCGAAAGGGGCGACGGTGCTCACTACGGTCGGCGACGCGGTGGTGGGGGTCGACCACCGGGAGGTGGCGGTGCTGCGGTGGGAACAGCTGCCACTGCCGGCGGCCGACGGCGTCGACGAGACTCTGACGCAGGTTTCCGCGGTCACCCGGGAACGCGCCGATCTGCCGGTCGTCCAGGTCGGTTGA
- a CDS encoding DUF1540 domain-containing protein: MTELLEMPQVVECTVTQCGYNHNGCHAAAITIGRESAQCATFIETPTKGGVDEMLGRVGACQRADCRHNLDLECRAPSIRVAAGQDMADCQTFDPR, from the coding sequence ATGACTGAGTTGCTGGAGATGCCGCAGGTTGTCGAGTGCACGGTCACCCAATGCGGGTACAACCACAACGGGTGTCACGCCGCCGCGATCACCATCGGCCGGGAGTCGGCCCAGTGCGCCACCTTCATCGAGACCCCCACCAAGGGTGGGGTCGACGAGATGCTGGGTCGGGTGGGCGCCTGCCAGCGTGCCGACTGCCGGCACAACCTTGACCTGGAGTGTCGCGCGCCCTCGATCCGGGTCGCGGCCGGCCAGGACATGGCGGACTGTCAGACCTTCGACCCGCGCTAG
- a CDS encoding LD-carboxypeptidase, with protein sequence MRRLAEITGLVPVEYPTTRRVAATAMARAADINAAFADPQIRGILAVIGGEDQITVIPHLDPELVRADPKPFLGTSDNTNLHNWLWGNGIASFYGGSSQVHLGPGPAVDDVHARSLRAALLTGERLEVTDPGESEDVGVDWADPRALTSFGEREATEPWSWYGPTRSVTGPTWGGCLEVIEWIMTAGRFPADPQVLAGGVLLLETSEELLPARNAAWIVRSLGERGILRAVDAVLLGRPPVSDFTRRPPAPERARLRAEQRDALVDVVLRYNPEAVVCAGVPFGHTRPQWILPHGGSITVNGIEQRIFADYR encoded by the coding sequence ATGCGTCGACTCGCCGAGATCACTGGCCTGGTACCGGTCGAGTACCCGACGACGCGCCGGGTCGCAGCCACAGCGATGGCTCGCGCCGCAGACATCAACGCCGCCTTCGCCGACCCCCAGATCCGTGGCATCCTCGCGGTCATCGGCGGCGAGGACCAGATCACGGTTATCCCACATCTCGATCCGGAGCTTGTCCGCGCGGACCCCAAGCCCTTCCTGGGCACCAGCGACAACACCAACCTTCACAATTGGCTGTGGGGCAATGGGATCGCCAGCTTCTACGGCGGCTCGTCCCAGGTACATCTCGGTCCCGGCCCTGCCGTCGACGACGTTCACGCGCGCTCGCTCCGGGCAGCCCTGCTGACAGGGGAACGGCTTGAGGTCACAGATCCGGGTGAGTCCGAGGACGTCGGCGTCGACTGGGCGGACCCCCGCGCGCTGACGTCCTTCGGTGAACGCGAGGCGACCGAGCCGTGGAGCTGGTACGGCCCCACCCGATCGGTGACGGGTCCGACCTGGGGCGGCTGCCTTGAGGTTATTGAATGGATCATGACCGCCGGGCGGTTCCCGGCTGACCCGCAGGTCCTCGCCGGCGGTGTGCTCCTCCTCGAGACGTCTGAGGAACTCCTCCCCGCGCGAAACGCCGCCTGGATCGTCCGCTCCCTCGGCGAGCGGGGCATCCTCCGCGCGGTGGATGCGGTGCTCCTGGGCCGGCCGCCGGTTTCGGATTTCACACGCCGCCCACCTGCCCCAGAACGCGCCAGACTCCGCGCCGAGCAACGCGACGCGCTGGTGGATGTGGTGCTCCGTTACAACCCGGAGGCGGTCGTCTGCGCCGGTGTCCCCTTCGGCCACACCAGGCCACAATGGATACTCCCGCACGGCGGAAGCATCACCGTCAACGGGATCGAACAGCGAATCTTCGCCGATTACCGCTGA
- a CDS encoding ComEA family DNA-binding protein encodes MRIKQFAATAAAGMVGGALALTGVAQAEETPLSIEIDGDCASLSVTFVNTTNFDFFGDVRIDGAAGTSDEWSDALISQGPLAGEVFGDRYEQVALPAGQTTTESVDLPAGSGERLVEAVVRRGPEQEWYVPWQSFTVDCGTTEDEDDADAGDDAGAGEELDCVDVNTADAETLQLLKHIGEARAQQILELRPFTSVEDLARVNGLSVDGSNLAELVAGGGGYLPLCGIESGSGGSGDDADADALPLTGNVTGMAASGAGVLLAAGAGLYLAARRRRVAFTA; translated from the coding sequence TTGCGGATCAAGCAGTTCGCCGCGACGGCCGCGGCCGGGATGGTCGGCGGCGCGCTCGCGCTTACCGGGGTGGCTCAGGCGGAGGAGACGCCACTGTCGATTGAGATCGATGGTGACTGCGCCTCGCTCTCGGTCACCTTTGTCAACACCACGAACTTCGACTTCTTCGGAGATGTCCGCATCGACGGTGCGGCCGGGACGTCCGACGAGTGGTCGGATGCGCTGATCAGCCAGGGTCCGCTCGCGGGCGAGGTGTTCGGCGACCGGTACGAGCAGGTGGCGCTGCCCGCTGGGCAGACCACCACCGAGAGCGTGGACCTGCCGGCCGGGAGCGGCGAGCGGCTGGTGGAGGCGGTGGTCCGGCGGGGGCCGGAGCAGGAATGGTACGTGCCGTGGCAGAGCTTCACTGTCGACTGCGGGACGACCGAGGACGAGGACGACGCGGACGCGGGCGACGATGCCGGCGCTGGTGAGGAGCTCGACTGCGTCGACGTCAACACCGCCGACGCGGAGACGCTGCAGCTGCTGAAGCACATCGGCGAGGCCCGGGCGCAGCAGATCCTGGAGCTCCGGCCGTTCACCTCGGTCGAGGACCTGGCCCGGGTGAATGGGCTGAGCGTCGACGGCTCGAATCTCGCCGAACTCGTGGCCGGGGGCGGCGGCTACCTGCCGCTCTGCGGCATCGAGAGCGGCAGCGGTGGCAGCGGCGATGACGCCGACGCCGACGCGCTGCCGCTGACCGGCAACGTGACCGGGATGGCCGCGAGCGGCGCCGGGGTGCTGCTCGCGGCGGGTGCGGGCTTGTACCTGGCAGCCCGCCGGCGGCGGGTGGCGTTCACCGCCTGA
- a CDS encoding glycoside hydrolase family 16 protein — MRPYLRTGLAVFAASAVLLGATQLTSAAHADVPPTPPGWTLEFADDFDGPEGTLPASDNWRFNIGHGYPGGPPNWGTGEIAYHTDDPANVSLDGSGNLRITPLRDSAGDWTSARIETHRQDFRPPDGGVMRIESRLQIPDVTGEAALGYWPAFWALGAPYRGNWWNWPGIGEFDVMENVNGVDTVWGVLHCGVAPGGPCDEHNGLGDGMPCPGAPCAGNFHTFSFDWDTSVTPNELRWYINGQQYHEVRQDQLPADTWAEMTSHEGFFIILNLAIGGAFPDGVAGFTTPTATTEPGHPLLVDYVAVWSRGGDGGTPPTTPPTTPPTTPPPGDARDAYAPIQAESYDAASGVTVEGGHLGGIGDGAWVRFDNVEFGAIAPTDFVARVASGAPGGVSGLVEVRLDSATSPPIGSFAVANTGGWSSWQEVPGNVAAATGTRTVYLTFTSGQPADFVNVDWFHFRP; from the coding sequence ATGAGACCGTACCTCCGGACCGGCCTGGCGGTGTTCGCCGCCAGCGCGGTCCTGCTAGGCGCCACCCAGCTGACTTCCGCCGCCCACGCCGACGTGCCGCCCACCCCGCCGGGGTGGACGCTTGAGTTCGCCGACGACTTCGATGGGCCCGAGGGGACTTTGCCCGCCAGCGACAACTGGCGGTTCAACATCGGGCATGGCTATCCGGGTGGCCCTCCGAACTGGGGCACCGGCGAGATCGCCTACCACACCGACGACCCGGCCAATGTGAGCCTGGACGGATCCGGCAACCTGCGGATCACCCCGCTGCGGGACAGCGCCGGCGACTGGACCTCGGCCCGGATCGAGACCCACCGGCAGGATTTCCGCCCACCGGACGGCGGGGTGATGCGGATCGAAAGCCGGTTGCAGATCCCCGACGTCACCGGTGAGGCAGCCCTCGGCTACTGGCCCGCGTTCTGGGCGCTCGGGGCACCGTACCGGGGCAACTGGTGGAACTGGCCCGGCATCGGTGAGTTCGACGTGATGGAGAACGTCAACGGGGTGGACACCGTGTGGGGGGTGCTCCACTGCGGAGTCGCGCCGGGTGGCCCGTGCGACGAGCACAACGGCCTCGGCGACGGCATGCCCTGCCCGGGGGCGCCGTGCGCCGGCAACTTCCACACCTTCAGTTTCGACTGGGACACCAGCGTGACCCCGAACGAGCTTCGTTGGTACATCAACGGCCAGCAGTACCACGAGGTACGGCAGGATCAGCTGCCCGCCGACACGTGGGCCGAGATGACCAGCCACGAGGGGTTCTTCATCATCCTGAACCTGGCGATCGGCGGCGCCTTCCCGGACGGGGTCGCCGGCTTCACCACCCCCACTGCGACGACCGAGCCTGGTCACCCGTTGCTGGTCGACTACGTCGCGGTCTGGTCGCGGGGCGGCGACGGCGGCACGCCCCCCACGACTCCGCCGACCACCCCGCCGACGACCCCGCCGCCCGGTGACGCCCGGGACGCTTACGCGCCGATCCAGGCCGAGAGCTACGACGCGGCGAGTGGGGTGACCGTCGAGGGCGGTCATCTCGGCGGGATCGGTGACGGCGCGTGGGTCCGGTTCGACAACGTGGAGTTCGGTGCTATCGCCCCGACCGATTTCGTCGCCCGGGTCGCCTCCGGGGCGCCCGGCGGAGTCAGCGGGTTGGTGGAGGTCCGGCTGGACAGCGCGACCAGCCCACCGATCGGGAGCTTCGCGGTGGCTAACACCGGTGGTTGGAGCAGCTGGCAGGAGGTCCCGGGCAACGTGGCCGCTGCGACCGGCACCCGGACGGTCTACCTGACGTTCACCAGTGGCCAGCCGGCGGACTTCGTCAACGTGGACTGGTTCCACTTCCGACCCTGA
- a CDS encoding extracellular solute-binding protein: protein MPATWTRRLVAAGLAAGLLAAAAGCGSGDDAADGDITLTVGLFGDFGFGPLYEEYERDNPGIQIEERIAEFADHHTNLTQRLATGSGAADIEAVEVGFISQFTAVPNRFHNLLDHGAGDLEGRWLDWKWQQALSQDGAELIGLGTDVGGMAMCYRTDLFEEAGLPTDRDEVSALWIDSWGDYVETGKDYLAATDDDSYFFESAGNMFRAMIEQAPVGVYDTDNTLLVEDNPVVSDAWETTVEAIEAGMSNRLTAWTPEWTAAFGQGTFATIICPAWMTAYIEGNAPDAAGLWDVAAVPGGAGNMGGAHLTLPAQGDHPEEAYAFIEWLTEPEQQLRVFQETGNFPSTPELYDDPALTEFSKEYFNDAPIGEIFTDAAQQVQPQYQGPLQGDVLATIGQGLGRIEDGSQSPAEAWAQVLSDVESLA from the coding sequence ATGCCCGCCACCTGGACCCGACGGCTGGTCGCCGCCGGACTCGCGGCCGGCCTGCTCGCCGCGGCCGCTGGCTGCGGCTCGGGCGACGACGCCGCCGATGGCGACATCACGCTCACCGTCGGCCTCTTCGGCGACTTCGGCTTCGGTCCGCTCTACGAGGAGTATGAGCGGGACAACCCCGGCATCCAGATTGAAGAACGGATCGCCGAGTTCGCCGACCACCACACCAACCTCACCCAGCGGCTCGCGACCGGCTCCGGTGCCGCCGACATCGAGGCGGTCGAGGTCGGCTTCATCAGCCAGTTCACCGCCGTACCCAACCGGTTCCACAACCTGCTCGACCACGGCGCGGGTGACCTGGAAGGCCGCTGGCTGGACTGGAAGTGGCAGCAGGCGCTCTCGCAGGACGGCGCCGAGTTGATCGGTCTCGGCACCGACGTCGGCGGCATGGCGATGTGCTACCGCACCGACCTGTTCGAGGAGGCCGGCCTGCCCACCGACCGGGACGAGGTCTCGGCGCTCTGGATCGACTCCTGGGGCGACTACGTCGAGACCGGCAAGGACTACCTGGCCGCCACCGATGACGACAGCTACTTCTTCGAGAGCGCCGGCAACATGTTCCGGGCGATGATCGAACAGGCCCCGGTCGGCGTCTACGACACCGACAACACGCTGCTCGTCGAGGACAACCCGGTCGTCAGCGACGCCTGGGAGACGACCGTGGAGGCGATCGAGGCCGGCATGTCCAACCGGCTCACCGCATGGACTCCAGAGTGGACCGCCGCCTTCGGCCAGGGTACGTTCGCCACCATCATCTGCCCCGCCTGGATGACCGCGTACATCGAAGGCAACGCCCCGGACGCCGCCGGCCTCTGGGACGTCGCGGCGGTACCCGGCGGCGCCGGCAACATGGGCGGCGCGCACCTGACCCTGCCCGCCCAGGGCGACCACCCGGAAGAGGCGTACGCCTTCATCGAGTGGCTCACCGAACCCGAGCAGCAGCTGCGGGTCTTCCAGGAGACCGGCAACTTCCCCTCCACCCCGGAGCTCTACGACGACCCGGCGCTGACCGAGTTCTCCAAGGAGTACTTCAACGACGCTCCCATCGGTGAGATCTTCACCGACGCCGCCCAACAGGTGCAGCCGCAGTACCAGGGGCCGCTGCAGGGTGACGTGCTGGCCACGATCGGCCAGGGGCTGGGCCGGATCGAGGACGGTTCGCAGAGCCCGGCCGAGGCCTGGGCACAGGTCCTCTCCGACGTCGAGTCGCTGGCCTGA
- a CDS encoding sugar ABC transporter permease, translated as MTTTRPAATVPPGAPSTGTPGRHRGPQGTSWQQRRYRWDVKGTPYLYIAPFFILFAVFGLFPLGYTAWVSLHDWSLLSDEQTFVGLANYRELLTDAYFWNALRNTISILILGTVPQLFFALIIAHLLTMRLRGQTFFRLGMLLPNVASVVAVAVIFSQLFGRDFGLINWVLESIGVGRIDWQAGTASSHIAIAVMIAWKWTGYNALIYLAAMQAVPRDLYESATLDGASWWRQLTSITIPMIRPTIIFTVIISTIYGLQIFAEPQLFAGGGQDTITGGSSRQFQTLTLYLYEHGFNRGFQFGYASATAWVMFGIIVVVAAANYLLVRRIRSSA; from the coding sequence GTGACCACCACCCGACCTGCGGCCACGGTGCCCCCGGGCGCGCCCTCCACGGGCACGCCCGGGCGGCACCGGGGCCCGCAGGGCACCAGCTGGCAGCAGCGGCGCTACCGATGGGACGTCAAGGGTACGCCGTATCTCTACATCGCACCGTTCTTCATTCTCTTCGCGGTCTTCGGGCTCTTTCCGCTCGGCTACACCGCCTGGGTGTCGCTCCACGACTGGAGCCTGCTCTCCGACGAGCAGACCTTCGTGGGGCTCGCCAACTACCGGGAGCTGCTGACCGACGCGTACTTCTGGAACGCGCTGCGGAACACCATCTCCATCCTGATCCTGGGCACGGTGCCGCAGCTGTTCTTCGCGCTGATCATCGCGCACCTGCTCACGATGCGACTCCGCGGCCAGACCTTCTTCCGGCTCGGCATGCTGCTGCCGAACGTCGCCTCGGTGGTGGCGGTCGCGGTCATCTTCAGCCAGCTCTTCGGCCGCGACTTCGGGCTCATCAACTGGGTGCTGGAGTCGATCGGGGTGGGCCGGATCGACTGGCAGGCCGGCACCGCCTCGTCGCACATCGCGATCGCGGTCATGATCGCCTGGAAGTGGACCGGCTACAACGCGCTGATCTACCTCGCCGCGATGCAGGCCGTGCCGCGCGACCTCTACGAGTCGGCCACTCTGGATGGTGCCTCGTGGTGGCGGCAGCTCACCAGCATCACCATCCCGATGATCCGGCCCACCATCATCTTCACGGTCATCATCTCGACCATCTACGGCCTGCAGATCTTCGCCGAGCCCCAGCTCTTCGCCGGCGGCGGCCAGGACACCATCACCGGCGGCTCCTCCCGGCAGTTCCAGACCCTCACCCTCTACCTGTACGAGCACGGCTTCAACCGCGGCTTCCAGTTCGGGTACGCCTCGGCGACCGCCTGGGTGATGTTCGGGATCATCGTGGTCGTCGCCGCCGCCAACTACCTGCTGGTACGACGGATCCGGAGCAGCGCATGA
- a CDS encoding carbohydrate ABC transporter permease: MSTVATIRRYRPPRLAYLTLLAVLFFSGFPLYFSLVVASQDNSALGRMPPPLLPGANLVDNVRRVFETVPFGAALVNSLIVSATITASVVLFSTLAGFAFAKLKFRASNTLLLLVVATMMVPAQLGIVPLYLMMIRFGWTDSLQAVIVPALVNAFGVFFMTQYLREALPTELLEAGRIDGAASHRLFWHVVLPVARPAAAVLGMLTFLTAWNDYFWPLVVLSSPDNYTVQVALSNLRSGYVTDFSLVLTGTLLATVPLLVVFGLLGRHIIGGIMQGAVKG; encoded by the coding sequence ATGAGTACGGTCGCCACCATCCGCCGGTACCGGCCGCCCCGGCTGGCGTACCTGACGCTGCTGGCGGTGCTGTTCTTCTCCGGCTTCCCGCTCTACTTCAGCCTGGTCGTCGCCTCACAGGACAACTCGGCGCTGGGGCGGATGCCGCCGCCGCTGCTACCCGGCGCGAACCTGGTCGACAACGTCCGCCGCGTCTTCGAGACGGTGCCGTTCGGCGCCGCGCTGGTCAACTCGCTGATCGTCTCCGCCACCATCACCGCCTCGGTGGTGCTCTTCTCCACCCTGGCCGGGTTCGCCTTCGCCAAGCTGAAGTTCCGGGCCAGCAACACGCTGCTGCTGCTGGTGGTGGCGACCATGATGGTGCCGGCCCAGCTCGGGATCGTGCCGCTCTACCTGATGATGATCCGGTTCGGCTGGACCGACTCACTCCAGGCGGTGATCGTGCCGGCGCTGGTCAACGCGTTCGGAGTCTTCTTCATGACCCAGTACCTGCGGGAGGCGTTGCCGACCGAACTGCTGGAGGCCGGCCGGATCGACGGTGCGGCCAGCCACCGGCTCTTCTGGCATGTGGTCCTGCCGGTGGCCCGGCCGGCGGCGGCGGTGCTCGGGATGCTCACCTTCCTGACCGCCTGGAACGACTACTTCTGGCCACTGGTCGTCCTGTCGTCACCGGACAACTACACCGTGCAGGTCGCGCTGTCGAATCTGCGCAGCGGCTACGTCACCGACTTTTCTCTAGTATTGACCGGTACCCTGCTGGCGACTGTGCCGCTGCTGGTCGTCTTCGGGCTGCTCGGCAGGCACATCATCGGCGGCATCATGCAAGGGGCGGTAAAGGGATGA
- a CDS encoding GH1 family beta-glucosidase: MSSSTPAGQVTEEPTVAARFPARFVWGAATAAYQIEGAVAADGRGRSIWDTFSHTPGKVAGGDTGDAACDHYHRYEQDVALMAELGLRAYRFSVAWPRIQPDGRGANPAGLDFYDRLVDTLIGHGVDPVATLYHWDLPQPLEDQGGWPVRDTAYRFAEYAALVHDRLGDRVDTWITLNEPWCAAFLGYAAGIHAPGRTEPAAAFAASHHLLLGHGEATAALRARGAGTVGITLNPAAVRPLDPDSEPDQAAARRIDGLQNRIYLDPLFGRGYPADVLAASRRAGGEPSWLRDGDEQTIAAPLDLLGINYYAPAVVTGAPGEPAAAAYPGSDGVRFVPAPGPVTMMDWVVEPASLTALLQRLGAEYPPVPIWITENGAAYDDRPEPDGQRVHDPERIRYLDGHLRAVHQAIAAGVDVQGYLVWSLLDNFEWAEGYRRRFGLIYVDYETQARVAKDSAGWFRDVIARGGLPEPS; encoded by the coding sequence ATGAGCAGCAGCACACCGGCCGGACAGGTCACCGAAGAGCCGACCGTGGCGGCGAGGTTCCCGGCCCGGTTCGTCTGGGGAGCGGCGACCGCCGCGTACCAGATCGAGGGGGCGGTCGCGGCCGATGGCCGCGGACGGTCGATCTGGGACACCTTCAGCCACACCCCGGGCAAGGTCGCCGGCGGCGACACCGGCGACGCCGCCTGCGACCACTACCACCGGTACGAGCAGGACGTGGCGCTCATGGCCGAGCTGGGGCTACGGGCCTACCGGTTCTCGGTCGCCTGGCCGCGGATCCAGCCCGATGGCCGCGGCGCCAACCCGGCCGGGCTGGACTTCTACGACCGGCTGGTGGACACCCTGATCGGGCACGGCGTCGACCCGGTCGCCACGCTCTACCACTGGGATCTGCCGCAGCCGCTGGAAGACCAGGGCGGCTGGCCGGTACGCGACACCGCCTACCGGTTCGCCGAGTACGCGGCGCTCGTCCACGACCGGCTGGGGGACCGGGTCGACACCTGGATCACCCTGAACGAGCCCTGGTGCGCGGCGTTCCTCGGCTACGCCGCCGGCATCCATGCGCCCGGCCGGACCGAGCCGGCCGCCGCCTTCGCCGCGAGCCACCACCTGCTACTGGGCCACGGTGAAGCCACCGCGGCGCTGCGTGCCCGCGGCGCCGGCACGGTCGGGATCACTCTGAACCCGGCCGCGGTCCGCCCGCTCGACCCCGACTCCGAGCCGGACCAGGCCGCCGCCCGGCGGATCGACGGCCTGCAGAACCGGATCTACCTGGATCCGCTCTTCGGGCGGGGCTACCCGGCCGACGTGCTGGCGGCGAGCCGGCGGGCCGGCGGCGAGCCGAGCTGGTTGCGCGACGGCGACGAGCAGACCATCGCCGCCCCGCTGGACCTGCTCGGCATCAACTACTACGCCCCGGCGGTGGTGACCGGCGCTCCGGGCGAGCCCGCCGCGGCCGCGTACCCAGGGTCGGACGGGGTCCGCTTCGTCCCCGCTCCCGGTCCGGTGACCATGATGGACTGGGTGGTGGAGCCGGCGAGCCTCACCGCTTTGCTGCAGCGGCTGGGGGCCGAGTACCCGCCGGTGCCGATCTGGATCACGGAGAACGGCGCCGCCTACGACGACCGGCCGGAACCGGACGGGCAGCGGGTCCACGACCCGGAGCGGATCCGCTACCTCGACGGCCACCTGCGGGCGGTGCACCAGGCGATCGCCGCGGGGGTGGACGTGCAGGGTTACCTGGTGTGGTCGTTGCTGGACAATTTCGAGTGGGCGGAGGGGTACCGGCGCCGGTTCGGTCTTATCTATGTGGACTATGAGACCCAGGCGAGGGTGGCGAAGGACAGTGCCGGGTGGTTCCGGGACGTGATCGCCCGCGGCGGCCTGCCCGAGCCGTCGTGA
- a CDS encoding LacI family DNA-binding transcriptional regulator, which translates to MSRPTLEQVARRAGVSRATVSRVVNGSTRVAAPIREQVNRAVAELGYVPNYAARSLVTQRTDSIALILPETATRVFSDDQFFPGIIRGVSQALEAADKQLVLMLVGSPAARTRAERYTTGGHVDGVLFASVHGADPLPELLLRTGIPVVCNGRPLGRSEVPYVDVDQNGGVAHAVRHLLDSGRRRIGTIAGPPDMVAGVDRLDAYRKILADSDRRSIVAVGDFTRESGEAAMRQLLADDPGLDAVFAASDLMAHGALRALREAGRRVPEEVAVIGFDDIEMARYTDPPLSTVRQPIERLGQTLAGQLLRLLAGEEVEPALVLPTELVIRETG; encoded by the coding sequence GTGAGCCGGCCCACGCTGGAGCAGGTCGCGCGGCGGGCCGGGGTCTCCCGCGCCACCGTGTCGCGGGTGGTCAACGGCTCCACCCGGGTCGCCGCCCCGATCCGGGAACAGGTAAACCGGGCCGTCGCCGAGCTGGGGTACGTCCCCAACTACGCCGCCCGCAGCCTGGTCACCCAACGGACCGACTCGATCGCGCTGATCCTGCCCGAGACCGCCACCAGGGTCTTCTCCGACGACCAGTTCTTCCCCGGCATCATCCGCGGCGTCAGTCAGGCGCTGGAGGCCGCCGACAAGCAGCTGGTGCTCATGCTGGTCGGGTCCCCGGCCGCGCGTACCCGCGCTGAGCGTTACACCACCGGCGGGCACGTCGACGGAGTCCTCTTCGCCTCGGTACACGGCGCCGACCCGCTGCCCGAGCTGCTGCTCCGCACCGGGATCCCGGTGGTCTGCAACGGCCGGCCGCTGGGGCGCTCGGAGGTGCCCTATGTGGATGTCGACCAGAACGGTGGTGTGGCGCACGCCGTCCGTCACCTGCTGGACAGCGGCCGCCGGCGGATCGGCACCATCGCCGGACCGCCGGACATGGTGGCCGGCGTCGACCGGCTCGACGCCTACCGGAAGATCCTCGCCGACTCGGACCGCCGCTCGATCGTGGCGGTCGGCGACTTCACCCGCGAATCCGGTGAGGCGGCGATGCGGCAGCTGCTCGCCGACGATCCTGGCCTCGACGCGGTCTTCGCCGCCTCCGACCTGATGGCGCACGGGGCGCTGCGGGCGCTGCGGGAGGCCGGCCGCCGGGTGCCGGAGGAGGTCGCGGTGATCGGCTTCGACGACATCGAGATGGCCCGGTACACCGACCCGCCGCTGAGCACGGTCCGGCAGCCGATCGAACGGCTCGGCCAGACGCTCGCCGGCCAGCTGCTGCGGCTGCTGGCGGGCGAAGAGGTCGAGCCGGCGCTGGTGCTCCCCACCGAGTTGGTGATCCGGGAGACGGGCTGA
- a CDS encoding DnaJ domain-containing protein, which translates to MTVGRVPVAPLPTEGEAIDPHQVLGVAPDASAEQIRAAYRRLARQHHPDLNPDAAAAEFRAVDEAYRSLTSGGAPPGGAAAPPSPAPPAAPAAPPQTPAAPRPSGSNPLGAVSILLPLAVLVCAPGPLLLCGVLLAPVGAVLGHVARWRARRAGLPEPGLALVGIAIGWGLTVVLIVTITVGVMVS; encoded by the coding sequence TTGACGGTAGGGCGCGTTCCGGTCGCGCCGCTGCCGACCGAGGGGGAAGCGATCGACCCGCACCAGGTGCTCGGAGTGGCCCCGGACGCTTCGGCGGAGCAGATCCGGGCCGCGTACCGGCGACTCGCCCGCCAGCACCATCCGGATCTCAACCCGGACGCGGCGGCGGCCGAGTTCCGCGCCGTCGACGAGGCGTACCGCAGCCTGACCAGCGGTGGAGCCCCACCGGGCGGGGCCGCGGCTCCGCCGTCACCGGCTCCGCCCGCCGCACCGGCGGCCCCACCGCAGACGCCGGCAGCGCCGCGGCCGTCGGGTAGCAACCCGCTCGGTGCGGTCTCGATCCTGCTCCCGCTGGCGGTCCTGGTCTGCGCACCGGGTCCGCTGCTGCTCTGTGGGGTCCTGCTGGCGCCGGTCGGCGCGGTGCTCGGCCACGTGGCCCGGTGGCGCGCCCGCCGCGCCGGCCTGCCCGAGCCGGGCCTGGCGCTCGTCGGCATCGCGATCGGCTGGGGGTTGACCGTGGTGCTGATCGTCACCATCACGGTCGGGGTGATGGTCAGCTGA